A single window of Macrobrachium nipponense isolate FS-2020 chromosome 31, ASM1510439v2, whole genome shotgun sequence DNA harbors:
- the LOC135206588 gene encoding uncharacterized protein LOC135206588 gives MHCLHQSFNITSRMKIIIISALATLSIAAPQYNYSPPPTHRHSSSIYYSTSSSTTPSQLYAAPGAGQRNAEVKIPPPVAILRDERTQSEDGTFKFEFEGDNGIVVSGSGSATERKQTVRSYRREVTRFQPQSDSLPKAPEFPHPIPQFVLDQIAFAAKEDAAAAGSATAETKSSSPNLYQTPQA, from the exons ATGCACTGCCTCCACCAGTCTTTCAACATCACCTCCAGGATGAAGATA ATCATCATCTCAGCACTTGCAACTTTGTCCATCGCTGCTCCACAGTACAATTATTCTCCTCCACCTACTCACCGCCACTCCTCCTCCATCTACTACTCCACCTCTTCAAGTACAACCCCATCTCAACTGTACGCGGCGCCAGGAGCAGGCCAAAGAAATGCCGAAGTCAAGATTCCACCTCCAGTGGCCATCTTAAGGGACGAGAGAACCCAGAGTGAAGACGGAACTTTCAAATTCGAATTCGAGGGCGACAATGGGATCGTCGTCTCTGGATCTGGATCCGCAACAGAACGGAAACAAACGGTCCGTAGTTACAGACGGGAAGTTACAA GGTTCCAGCCTCAGTCAGACAGTCTTCCCAAGGCTCCCGAATTCCCCCACCCGATTCCTCAGTTCGTCCTCGACCAGATCGCCTTCGCTGCCAAGGAGGATGCAGCTGCTGCAGGTTCTGCGACTGCTGAGACTAAGTCTTCTTCTCCCAATTTATATCAAACCCCTCAAGCATAA
- the LOC135206587 gene encoding cuticle protein AM1199-like, with amino-acid sequence HLTNYYSSSSTSPTYIPPKPTNPTPPPPPPTYITPKRTPPAPGKTPKASSPEIKTAEAAGIIRDEKVFNADGSFSVSYETTNGIKVLASGAPSGEGKSVTQAGSYSYTDPEGTFIEVKYIADEGGYQPESSALPVAPEFPHPIPQFVLDQIARAAEEDAAAAAAAAAADATVKNTGNAAVPNSASPQGQQSNTYYKAQ; translated from the exons CATCTAACCAACTACTACTcgtcctcctccacctcccctaCGTACATTCCACCTAAACCAACTAACCCTactcctcccccacctccccctaCGTACATTACACCTAAAAGGACACCTCCCGCCCCAGGCAAAACCCCGAAAGCCAGTTCCCCAGAAATCAAGACGGCAGAGGCTGCGGGCATCATTAGGGATGAGAAGGTTTTCAATGCAGATGGGAGCTTCAGTGTGAGCTATGAGACAACAAATGGCATCAAAGTTTTGGCGTCTGGGGCTCCCTCTGGTGAGGGGAAGTCTGTGACTCAGGCCGGTTCCTACTC ATACACAGACCCTGAAGGAACTTTCATAGAAGTGAAGTATATAGCTGACGAAGGCGGATACCAGCCCGAATCCAGTGCTCTACCCGTGGCTCCAGAATTCCCTCATCCAATTCCACAGTTCGTCCTTGATCAAATTGCCAGAGCAGCTGAAGAAGATGCTGccgcagcagcagcggcagcagcagctgaTGCAACCGTCAAAAATACTGGCAACGCCGCCGTTCCTAACTCAGCCTCACCTCAGGGTCAGCAGAGCAACACATACTACAAAGCCCAATAA
- the LOC135206586 gene encoding uncharacterized protein LOC135206586 yields the protein MHCLHQSSNITSRMKIIIISALATLSIAAPQYNYSPPPTSPPPPPSTTPPLPSTISTVRGARSRPKKCRSQDSTPVAILRDERTQSEDGTFKFEFEGDNGIVVSGSGSATGTNGSVVQREVYNVPGIPSAFWHQFLHLELSLYLLILDNLDTMFFSMEVTAPDGTPVDVTYVPMKKGSSLSQTVFPRLPNSPTRFLSSSSTRSPSLPRRMQLLQVTGCDSDSFDEKIEPTSDRELLYTQIDKTQSCPSDMERCETYNWNYNVRTSRQVKPEGRGIGEIFEARSTKRVQVIGNAIVVSWRCPEPKPIVYGTLGDVDIPVFIDSGASTSPPIPPPYVTPKPPPPSPLIFLLFPHLPLHTFHLSHLLLVLLNLPLLTLHRKPTTPRPPPPPPNYIPPKPTTTRPPPPPLRTLHLNPTTTRPPPPPPT from the exons ATGCACTGCCTCCACCAGTCTTCCAACATCACCTCCAGGATGAAGATA ATCATCATCTCAGCACTTGCAACTTTGTCCATCGCTGCTCCACAGTACAATTATTCTCCTCCACCTAcatcaccacctcctcctccatctaCTACTCCACCTCTTCCAAGTACAATCTCAACTGTACGCGGCGCCAGGAGCAGGCCAAAGAAATGCCGAAGTCAAGATTCCACTCCAGTGGCCATCTTAAGGGACGAGAGAACCCAGAGTGAAGACGGAACTTTCAAATTCGAATTCGAGGGCGACAATGGGATCGTCGTCTCTGGATCTGGATCCGCAACAGGAACAAACGGCTCCGTAGTACAGCGGGAAGTTTACAA tgTTCCAGGGATACCAAGTGCATTTTGGCATCAGTTCTTGCATTTGGAATTGTCCTTGTATTTGCTGATTTTGGATAACTTAGATACCATGTTCTTCTCGATGGAG GTCACCGCCCCCGACGGAACTCCCGTTGATGTGACGTACGTGCCGATGAAAAAGGGTTCCAGCCTCAGTCAGACAGTCTTCCCAAGGCTCCCGAATTCCCCCACCCGATTCCTCAGTTCGTCCTCGACCAGATCGCCTTCGCTGCCGAGGAGGATGCAGCTGCTGCAG GTAACCGGATGCGATAGTGATAGCTtcgatgaaaagattgaacctacttcagacagagaattactttatacccaaatagataaaacacag tcttgtccgtcagatatggagagatgcgagacctacaacTGGAATTATAATGTAAGAACttccaggcaggtcaaaccagaggggaGAGGGATCGGCGAAATCTttgaagcccgatcaacaaaaagggtacaggtgattggaaatgccattgtggtctcgtggagatgcccagagcccaagcctatagtctatggaacactAGGGGATGTAGATATCCCGGTGTTCATAGACTCGGGGGCCTCAa CCTCCCCACCCATACCCCCACCCTACGTCACTCctaaacctcctcctccttctcctctcatcttcctcctcttcccccacCTCCCCCTACATACATTCCACCTAAGCCACCTACTACTCGTCCTCCTCAACCTCCCCCTACTTACATTACACCGTAAACCAActactcctcgtcctcctccacctccccctaATTACATTCCACCTAAGCCAACTACTACTcgtcctcctccacctcccctaCGTACATTACACCTAAACCCAACTACTACTcgtcctcctccacctccccctaCGTAA